The DNA region TCACATTCCCGTCGGGGCCTGGTCAGGAAGCACACAAAACAAGCCCGCAGCAACTGTGCAATAAGTTCCGCATGGACAACGCCCCAAGACTTTGTCACGACCCAGCGCTGCTGATGGAAGCAGACACCGAGCAAGTTTTGAACCGCTTTCTACCTCGTTATGTTGGGGACATAAGTCAGAAGGATACTCAAAAGAACGTCATTATGCAGAGCTTTGCGGCGCCGCCCTTTTGACGAACTGCTCAGGTTCACCATCAACCTCGTGTGGTTTTGCAGCGGCATTTCTGAACTTACGAAACACGACATTCCCCTTCTCTCAAGAATGGTTAAGAGAGGTGGTTCTGGGTGAGAGGGCCACCAAGCGCTGTCTATTCCAACCTCGCTATATATTCTTATCAAGTCCACTGGCGAAGCCATCCAAGCCTTCGGTGGGGGAACCGGCCATTGATTGGACCAGAGCCTGGTCGTCTTACTCTCAAGTTAACTTCATTCGATAGTGCTTGCAGCATCTTTTAGCTCATAAATGAAACAGCGACGGTATCTCAAGGTAACGAGCAACATCATTCGCTCTTGAGAGAGGGTATAAATCTATCTACATGACAGGTGCTTCCCACTCCGACTGTCATATTAAAATACTAGAGCACCATCAAGCCTTCAAATCCCGGGCAGTCTTCTTCAACTGGAAGATCTTTGATAACGTCAAACACATTGAGCCagccgtcaacgccgccgccccgtaACCAATCATGGACTGCCAGGCGACTTCACTGTAGTCGCCCAAGATGGCACCGGCAATCGGCGTaccgacgaggatggcgatACCCGCAATGAAGTTCATCATGCCCATGCGGGTTCCCACGCGGCCAAGATCCGGTGACaggctgacgacgacggttGGCGACACGCTCACCATGCCGCCGGAGAAGAGACCGTACAGGATTGCGAAGATGACAAGACCAGCCATGTTTCGAATGCCCAGCCAAGCGAACATGAGCACGGCCGAGCCCGCAGCGACAGAGATTTGCATATACAGCGCACCAACCTTGTCTGCCAGATAGTTCGGTATCACTCGGCCCGGGATGCTCCCGGCACTAAGGAGCGTGACGAAGTATGCCGAGAAATCTGCCGGGCCGATGCTGTGGTTGACGGCAAAGAGCTGGATGTAAAAGTACGGCACATACATGGCCAGGAAACCGATGAAGGAACCGGCCACGACGAGCATAAAGACCGGGTCGTGCAGAGCCGTCTTATCGATGAGGGAGCGCTTGTGGCCCGAGGGCGGGAGGCGAGTGTGCATGGTGACTGCAGGGATGACGGACAGGCCCATCAGGATGAAGGCGATGATGCGCGTGGCCCAGCCGAAGCCGATTTTGGGCTCGAGGTGGCCGAAGAGGATGGGGAAGCACATGCCCGCGATGGGCGACCCCGTCGCGGCGATGCCCATGACGAGGGCACGGCGCTTATTGAAGTACTGGCTGAGGATCGCggtggaggggaggaaggTTAGGCCGcagccgaggccgacgcaCACGCCCTGGGCGAGGATGACTTGCCAGTAGGTGGTGCAGAGGGATGTCATGAACAgcccgaggaggatgaggaacaTGCCGGCCCAGAGAAGCTCGCGGAAGTAGCCGGCGTCGTAAAGGGGCCCGGATATGGGGCCGACCATCATCAGAAGGGCGCCCTGGATGGAGCCGATCCAGGAGATGGCAGAAGGGGTCGTGCCCTGGAGGGTACGTTCGTAGTAGGTCTGATAGACGCCGAAAGTGTTGACGAGGCCCCAGGTCTGAGCGAGGATCACCCAGGAGCCGAGAACCTGAAGCCAGGCTTCAAGACCGCCGTCCGGGACGGGGCCGGGTACGgaggtcgatggcggcggtggcggtacggtggcggcggctgcggtgGTAATGTCGTTCTCGTTCGGGTCAGCGGCCGGGGTGAGGGTTGTTTCGGAGGGTGCGTTCGAACGGAGGCccggggcggcgccggaTTTCTCGTCCGCGTCGGGATTTCGGACCGTCATGATAATCGTTGGTGAAAACTGTGTGCCCGAGGAACAATTGGGATGCTCTTCCTTGCTTTGAGGGGCTTCCTTGTCCGTTTGCAATCGTTTGAGTCTTGGCAGGTCAACTTCGTTATGACGACGCCGAGTGGCGAACCTCGGCAGACACACTTGGAAACAAATCCGTTGCTACGCGGTGAATGAAgatgggaggagaagagaattAGATATTAAACATTGTCCGTCAAACTCGATCCTTTGGCGTCCAAATACACAGCTTGAAAATATTTTGAATGAGAAAAGAGTGGACTGGACTGAATTGGTTCCAGGAATCCATCGGGAGGAAGCGGTGCCGTGACGGCATGGAGGGCGGGACGAACCCCCCCGGATATAAGAGTCGGCTGGATAAGAGGCTGAAAAAGGGGACCCAGATTGCACCACCCGGATCCACTGTTTCGCACTCTCGAGTCCAAGATTGAAGGGCGCGAGCAAGGccattggggggggggagggaattACAAGATCCTTTGATGGATTCTGTTGCATATcagaggggagaggagggggggggggggggtgtgaTCCGCCACCCAACTGGGCCCGATACGGCGGGAAGTTCAGGAAGATTACATGGGTGGGTATTAGGTTGCAGTCGGAGAACGATGCCGACGGGCTGCGCCCAGCCAACACCTGCCTGTTTGAAGTCTTGATGAACTTGAATTTGACTCCGTCGTCGGGGTTTGCTTTCGGGTTGCTTTGAGACGGGTGCGAGGGCTCGGCGAATGAGATCTACAGCAGTAATACTGCCTGGAGTTCCAACAACAGCCTTCGGCGAGGCAATAGCGCCCCAGCTGATGTGTCCTGCGCCGGTCGTCTGGACACCGCCGAGTAAATGAGTCGCGACGGCCCAGCGCAAGTCGAAACATTGATAGATAGGAACGAACATCCATCATCTCAGGCCGTTCACTGCCTCGAGAAATTGCCGATGCCAACTCCCGTTCTGGAGCCGTCTCCGCTAAATGCATtcctgggcctgggcctccCTCTCCACCTGGCAGGCTGGCACTCGGTCAATGAGTCCCAAAGGGAAAGTGGAAtggttttttttcccttctcaatatcgacgacgacgggcgggCCGATTCTTGCTGGGGGGTTTTGGTGTGTGATGGCACGGTaatcgccgaggccgggtTCCACtccgagacgagacggggCGGCTTGTTGGACACGATAGGGGAGCAAATGGGAGATAAGGATGTTATTCCTCTTAGACCAATTCACTCATGATCAGGTTTGAGGGAGAGAGGTGGGAAGACGAGCGGAACCTCTGAAGAGGTGACTCTTGAATTAAGTTGGAATAGTGTCAAGAATAAGAAACGGCGATCCCGAAAGCCAACCTGTAGCTTATTTGTAGCCTCTGTCAGGTCAGATCAGAGGGATGCGTGGGAACAACACTGTGAGGGGCGATTTCCAGCATGCTTCCGGGGTAGAGTTCCGAACAAGAATTCTTATTCTGTAACAGTGCCGATTTCTTCACTCAAGGGCAACTTGGCCGAGCGGTCTAAGGCGCCAGACTCAAGCGATAGCTTCATCCGTTCCAGCGGATGAGTATTCTGGTCTCGAAAGAGGCGTGAGTTCGAATCTCACAGTTGTCAAACTTTTGCCATTTGCTGCGGCAGAGACCAACCACCTCCCATCTTTCTTGTGAGCTGCCTCTGCCATTAGGGTCTTCTCTCTATTTTGGTCTTGTTATGTTTATCCTTTTCGACAGACAGCCGTAGCACCACCCACCACATCGGTGCACGGTCCACATTCCCAAACTCTCCACGCTCCGCTCACCTCAGACACAGAGTGTCGGAAGCCCTTCAGATCATCACCACTGCCCAGCGCCAGCcatgcgccgccgccctcgaggtcAGCTGTCGCTGTTTCACGTCGAGGGTTCTGGGTCCGTGGCGGCACACGTTCAGTTGTTGCGGGCATAGATTTCTACGTAGTCCGAGGTTTCTGGGAGTTGGCCGTTCGTCCATACATACTTGCATCTAATCATTCTGTTAATCTGAAGGCTGGCCGGTTCACGCCTTGTTcgtctctcttctctttcgcCATCCCACTGAAACCGTGTGAGTGACGAACGAGCCGACATGAAGCCCCGGGATGCGCTATACTCTGACGCCCATCGAGAGGCCGACATCCACGATGATTCCATGACTGAGGTTAGCGTGTCCCTCagcgaggacggcggcaagcAGCAGTGGACGCGTGCGGATATCGAGGCTGGGCGGCCGACAACACAACCGCGTCGATGCACGAGGATCTGTGGCTTCTTTCGGCGCTGGCGCGGGCTCGTCGATACCTTGATgctcttcgtcatcgtcggcctcctccttgagcGAAGGGGAATTCAGCCAGCGCCCCGCGACAAGCGTCCCGAGCCCGTGGGCGACCTCACAGGCTTCGCGCCAGAGTGTAAGTGACGACCTTGTCCCCGCCGCTTTCATTGGGCGGGGCAACAGAAGGCACAGAACTGGACTGATGACGGCGCAGTCACCCAGCAGATCACGACGTTCCACCCAACAACCGACT from Colletotrichum higginsianum IMI 349063 chromosome 4, whole genome shotgun sequence includes:
- a CDS encoding Major facilitator superfamily transporter produces the protein MTVRNPDADEKSGAAPGLRSNAPSETTLTPAADPNENDITTAAAATVPPPPPSTSVPGPVPDGGLEAWLQVLGSWVILAQTWGLVNTFGVYQTYYERTLQGTTPSAISWIGSIQGALLMMVGPISGPLYDAGYFRELLWAGMFLILLGLFMTSLCTTYWQVILAQGVCVGLGCGLTFLPSTAILSQYFNKRRALVMGIAATGSPIAGMCFPILFGHLEPKIGFGWATRIIAFILMGLSVIPAVTMHTRLPPSGHKRSLIDKTALHDPVFMLVVAGSFIGFLAMYVPYFYIQLFAVNHSIGPADFSAYFVTLLSAGSIPGRVIPNYLADKVGALYMQISVAAGSAVLMFAWLGIRNMAGLVIFAILYGLFSGGMVSVSPTVVVSLSPDLGRVGTRMGMMNFIAGIAILVGTPIAGAILGDYSEVAWQSMIGYGAAALTAGSMCLTLSKIFQLKKTARDLKA